The proteins below are encoded in one region of Candidatus Thiodiazotropha sp. LNASS1:
- a CDS encoding N-6 DNA methylase — protein MSASEIVNKVWNYAHVLRDDGVGYGDYVEQITYLIFLKMADEREKAGQETKVPKKYNWSKLVKLDGDDLENQYRHTLEALGKLGNTLGTIFRKSQNKIQDPAKLERLIKMIDKEQWSTLPADVKGDIYEGLLERNAQDVKGGAGQYFTPRPLIQAMVEVMQPKPTDTVADPACGTGGFLLAAHDYMAQHATSKKEQRHLKEHALRGNDIVDSVVRLCAMNLYLHGIGGDECPITANDALAKEVGDDRVDMVLANPPFGKKSSITVINEKTGKNEQEKLVYEREDFWAATSNKQLNFVQHIANMLKIDGKAAVVVPDNVLFEGGAGETVRKNLLERTDLHTLLRLPTGIFYAQGVKANVIFFDAKPASKTAWTKKLWVYDYRTNVHKTLKQNKLSFDDFAEFIECYKAEDRSRRRESKKKERWKSFTYDELIARDKTNLDIFWMKDESLEDTENLPPPDVLAQEIVEQLEAALEEFRNVEEILANGNGNGAG, from the coding sequence ATGAGCGCATCAGAAATAGTAAACAAAGTCTGGAACTACGCCCACGTATTACGTGATGATGGCGTGGGCTATGGGGATTACGTGGAACAGATAACTTACCTTATCTTCCTCAAGATGGCCGATGAGCGGGAAAAGGCAGGCCAGGAGACTAAAGTACCCAAAAAGTATAACTGGTCGAAACTGGTTAAACTGGACGGGGATGACCTGGAAAACCAGTACCGTCATACGCTGGAGGCATTGGGTAAGCTGGGGAATACACTCGGTACCATCTTCCGCAAATCCCAAAACAAAATCCAGGACCCCGCCAAGCTGGAACGCTTGATCAAGATGATCGACAAGGAGCAGTGGTCTACCTTGCCAGCGGATGTGAAAGGCGACATCTACGAAGGTTTATTGGAACGCAATGCGCAGGATGTGAAAGGCGGAGCCGGGCAATACTTTACTCCGCGCCCGTTAATCCAGGCGATGGTGGAGGTGATGCAACCCAAACCCACCGACACCGTGGCTGATCCCGCCTGTGGTACTGGCGGCTTTTTATTGGCCGCCCACGATTACATGGCCCAACACGCCACCTCCAAAAAAGAACAACGTCATCTCAAAGAACACGCCTTACGCGGTAACGATATTGTTGATAGCGTGGTGCGCTTATGTGCCATGAACTTATACCTGCACGGTATCGGCGGCGATGAATGCCCGATTACCGCCAATGATGCTCTGGCCAAAGAAGTAGGGGATGACCGTGTCGATATGGTCCTGGCCAATCCGCCCTTTGGTAAAAAGAGCTCCATTACCGTTATCAACGAAAAGACCGGTAAAAATGAACAGGAAAAGTTGGTCTATGAGCGTGAGGACTTTTGGGCCGCCACCTCCAACAAACAACTCAACTTCGTACAACACATCGCCAATATGCTCAAGATCGACGGAAAAGCCGCTGTGGTGGTACCGGACAACGTCCTCTTCGAAGGCGGCGCCGGCGAAACCGTACGCAAGAACCTGCTCGAACGCACCGACCTCCACACCCTGCTGCGCCTGCCCACCGGCATCTTCTACGCCCAAGGAGTGAAGGCCAACGTCATCTTCTTCGACGCCAAACCCGCCTCCAAAACCGCTTGGACCAAAAAACTCTGGGTCTACGACTACCGCACAAATGTGCATAAGACTTTGAAGCAGAACAAGTTGTCCTTCGACGATTTCGCCGAGTTCATCGAATGCTACAAAGCCGAAGACCGCAGCAGACGCCGTGAATCAAAGAAAAAAGAGCGTTGGAAGTCCTTTACCTATGATGAACTCATCGCACGGGACAAGACCAATCTGGATATATTCTGGATGAAGGATGAGTCGCTGGAGGATACCGAAAACCTCCCTCCCCCGGATGTACTGGCACAGGAGATCGTCGAACAGCTCGAAGCGGCGCTGGAGGAGTTTCGCAATGTGGAGGAGATATTGGCTAACGGTAATGGCAATGGCGCTGGTTGA
- a CDS encoding restriction endonuclease: protein MISTPMWKIAAGRGGGDFDLFHEGAIIAMGLDETGDLSATRSRKEIVTKVQNAYPNWPPGRISAWGGMLYRFQHEIGVEDFVITYDPGRRIYLVGTITSNCIYDPNRVPGSPYVREVNWLKEVERDNLATSVKNSLGAISTLFRVPDQHIDEILARGTGDRTPDQSDLLVDEDQSLNLGKVEEESIERVKDQVASLGWDELQELVAGLLRGMGYKTRVSPLGPDRGKDIIASPDGFGFESPRIVVEVKHRGQSMGSHEIRSFLGGRHVADKGLYVSTGGFTKDAYYEAERANIPLTLMSLDELVKALLEYYDQLDIETQQLVPLKKVYWPV, encoded by the coding sequence ATGATATCAACTCCCATGTGGAAAATTGCAGCCGGACGCGGCGGTGGTGATTTTGACCTATTTCATGAAGGTGCCATTATTGCCATGGGATTGGATGAAACCGGGGATCTATCAGCCACGCGCTCTAGAAAGGAGATCGTCACCAAGGTACAAAATGCTTATCCGAACTGGCCGCCCGGTCGAATCTCGGCCTGGGGCGGCATGCTTTATCGATTTCAGCACGAAATAGGCGTTGAGGATTTTGTCATCACCTACGACCCTGGCCGTCGAATATATCTTGTAGGAACGATTACCTCCAATTGCATCTATGATCCCAATCGTGTACCCGGCTCGCCCTATGTTCGAGAAGTCAATTGGTTAAAAGAAGTGGAGAGAGATAACCTTGCCACCTCAGTAAAAAACAGCCTGGGTGCTATTTCCACGCTTTTTCGTGTACCTGATCAACATATTGATGAGATTCTAGCCAGAGGTACAGGCGACCGAACACCGGACCAATCCGACTTGCTTGTTGATGAAGATCAAAGCCTTAACTTGGGCAAGGTTGAGGAAGAGTCGATAGAGCGTGTCAAGGACCAGGTCGCCTCACTCGGTTGGGATGAGCTGCAGGAGTTGGTGGCAGGCTTATTGCGGGGTATGGGTTATAAAACCAGGGTTTCACCCCTGGGACCCGATCGCGGTAAGGACATTATCGCTTCCCCAGATGGCTTCGGCTTTGAGAGCCCGAGAATTGTGGTCGAGGTGAAGCATCGCGGCCAATCTATGGGATCCCATGAGATTCGCAGCTTTCTCGGTGGTCGACACGTCGCGGATAAAGGTCTATACGTCAGTACCGGCGGCTTTACCAAAGATGCCTATTACGAAGCCGAACGGGCCAATATACCACTGACATTGATGAGTCTTGATGAACTTGTAAAAGCTCTGCTTGAATACTACGACCAGTTAGATATCGAAACACAGCAACTTGTACCACTTAAGAAGGTTTATTGGCCAGTTTAA
- a CDS encoding reverse transcriptase family protein produces MSCFNNNLRLLTLSILGGVWDKHALCDRLQRTLEGGPPDPGRLAARLIFHFDEGQPPSYKQLVNFLHADDELHQRFERQDRKEQPVILLDSPVMGRPPDKLLTFPPPSLSTVKDLQQWLGLFDHELAWFADRERRQCKVTESRLHHYRYRWIEKRSGPPRLIEIPKTRLKMLQHQILREILNRVPPHPCAQGFVRGRSIKHFVEPHLGKEVVLRLDLKDFFHTVPVSRIGALFHRLGYPWSVARLLQGLSTHASSPSLAGNTFHRLPWAMQKRLRDKHLPQGAPTSPTLANLAAFRFDCRLQGVANRFSLNYTRYADDLAFSGNRELLRLAPFLKGLIGAIAIEEGFEINHRKTRVQTQAQSQRLGGMVINQRPNLPREEFDRLKAILHNCVRWGPESQNREGVDDFKAHLSGRVAYAVWLNPEKGKRLRQLWKRIQWLE; encoded by the coding sequence TTGTCCTGTTTCAACAACAATCTACGTTTGCTGACGCTTTCCATTCTTGGCGGTGTCTGGGACAAGCACGCCCTATGCGATCGCCTGCAGCGCACCCTTGAAGGCGGTCCACCCGATCCCGGGCGCTTGGCCGCACGCTTGATTTTCCATTTCGATGAGGGGCAGCCTCCTTCTTATAAACAACTCGTCAACTTTCTTCATGCCGACGATGAACTGCACCAGCGGTTTGAGAGACAGGACCGGAAAGAGCAGCCGGTTATTCTGCTCGATTCACCTGTCATGGGCAGACCGCCTGACAAACTGCTCACCTTTCCCCCGCCGTCACTGTCGACCGTCAAGGATCTTCAGCAGTGGCTCGGCCTGTTCGATCATGAGTTGGCCTGGTTCGCCGACCGCGAGCGGCGACAGTGCAAAGTCACGGAATCCAGATTGCACCATTACCGCTATCGGTGGATCGAAAAGCGTTCAGGCCCGCCTCGCCTGATCGAGATTCCCAAGACCCGCCTCAAGATGCTTCAACACCAGATATTAAGGGAAATCCTCAACCGGGTACCGCCCCATCCCTGCGCACAGGGATTTGTTCGCGGCCGCTCTATCAAGCACTTTGTCGAACCCCATCTCGGCAAAGAGGTTGTCCTGCGGTTGGACCTAAAGGACTTCTTTCACACGGTTCCAGTTTCCCGCATCGGTGCGCTGTTTCACCGTCTCGGTTACCCCTGGAGCGTCGCCCGTCTGCTTCAGGGATTATCCACCCATGCCAGCTCTCCATCGCTTGCCGGCAATACCTTTCATAGGCTTCCATGGGCGATGCAGAAACGGCTCAGGGACAAACACCTCCCCCAGGGCGCCCCCACCTCACCCACTCTCGCCAATCTTGCTGCATTTCGATTCGACTGCCGTCTACAGGGTGTCGCCAACCGTTTCTCCCTCAACTACACCCGTTACGCGGATGACCTCGCCTTTTCCGGCAATAGGGAACTGTTGAGACTGGCGCCGTTCCTGAAAGGACTGATCGGCGCCATCGCCATTGAAGAGGGATTCGAGATCAACCATCGCAAGACGCGAGTTCAGACCCAGGCACAATCCCAACGCCTGGGGGGTATGGTGATCAACCAAAGGCCCAACCTGCCCCGGGAGGAGTTCGATCGGTTGAAGGCGATACTCCACAACTGTGTGCGTTGGGGACCCGAGAGTCAGAACCGTGAGGGTGTTGACGATTTTAAGGCCCACCTGAGCGGACGGGTTGCCTATGCTGTTTGGCTTAATCCTGAAAAAGGTAAGCGATTGAGACAGTTATGGAAACGCATCCAATGGTTAGAGTAA
- a CDS encoding transcriptional regulator yields the protein MQPSSIGDALFTKTQQRVLSLLYGTPDKSFYANEIVRWADMGRGTVRRELERMTAAGLLVSSRTGNQLHYQANADNPIYPDLLNIVRKTFGVADVIRQALRSQEAHIDVAFVYGSIAKLEDSQTSDLDLMLVGDLTYSDIVELLLPVESSLQRTINPTIYTLSEFNSRLQQGSSFLERVMKQPKLMIKGVINDFGEPLQKQGTAKGTTR from the coding sequence ATGCAACCCTCCTCAATCGGCGACGCCTTATTCACCAAAACCCAGCAAAGGGTTCTCAGCCTGCTATACGGCACACCTGACAAGAGTTTCTACGCCAATGAAATAGTCCGCTGGGCTGATATGGGACGCGGGACCGTGCGCCGTGAATTGGAGCGGATGACAGCTGCGGGCTTGCTTGTTTCATCGCGAACGGGCAATCAGCTTCACTATCAAGCCAATGCCGATAATCCGATCTATCCAGACCTGCTGAATATCGTCAGAAAAACCTTTGGTGTAGCGGATGTGATTCGGCAGGCATTGAGGTCACAGGAGGCTCATATCGATGTGGCATTCGTGTATGGATCAATCGCCAAACTGGAAGACTCGCAAACCAGCGATCTGGATCTGATGTTGGTGGGTGACCTGACCTATAGCGATATCGTCGAGCTACTGTTACCGGTGGAGTCTTCACTACAACGAACAATCAATCCGACGATCTATACCCTCTCTGAGTTCAATTCGAGGTTGCAGCAGGGAAGCAGCTTTTTGGAACGGGTTATGAAACAACCCAAACTGATGATTAAAGGAGTAATCAATGACTTTGGAGAACCTCTACAAAAGCAAGGCACTGCAAAAGGAACCACCAGATAA
- a CDS encoding cupin domain-containing protein produces the protein MTELKILCEHRPSAMKLEIQGVYDWPIWEKEVSKFDWEYSQTEICYILRGKFIVTPEGGEPQEFGRGDLITFPAGMKCTWEITKDVEKHYTFE, from the coding sequence ATGACTGAACTGAAAATTCTCTGCGAACACCGCCCCTCCGCCATGAAGCTGGAGATCCAGGGGGTCTACGACTGGCCGATCTGGGAGAAGGAGGTCTCGAAGTTCGATTGGGAGTATAGCCAGACCGAGATCTGCTACATCCTGCGCGGCAAGTTCATCGTCACCCCGGAGGGTGGGGAGCCCCAGGAGTTCGGCCGTGGTGATCTGATCACCTTCCCCGCGGGCATGAAGTGCACCTGGGAGATCACCAAAGACGTGGAAAAACACTACACCTTTGAATAG
- the mutS gene encoding DNA mismatch repair protein MutS, whose product MTKAAKSQQHTPMMQQYLRIKGEHPDMLVFYRMGDFYELFFADAEKAARLLDITLTKRGQSAGKPIPMAGVPYHAAEGYLARLVKQGESVAICEQIGDPATSKGPVERKVVRIVTPGTLTDEALLEERRENLLLAINEGDDYGLAALDLASGRFTIQQLSGLESLSGELERLSPAEILLDEDSSLPETLALRNGVTRRPAWHYDLDSAQRLLCKQFGTRDLGGFGCQEQPLAVAAAGCLLQYVEETQFGALPHIRGMRVEHRDQSVIIDAATRRNLELVHSLSNQPQHTLAGIMDRTVTAMGSRMLRRWISQPLRHREAVAERHATIEALLASRLYHELREILQGIGDIERILARVALKSARPRDLSTLREALGALPQLQPLLAQLDSPLSPALARQIGEHPATQQLLRGAIIDQPPMLIRDGGVIAEGYDAELDELRALSQNADQFLLDLESRERERTGIATLKVSYNRVHGYYIEISRGQSDRAPEDYIRRQTLKGAERFITPELKKFEDQVLSARERALAREKYLYDQLLDRLCGELTPLQQCAEGLAQLDVICNLAERAQQLNLVSPQMVEEPGLQITDGRHSVVEQVSSDPFVANSVTFDDQQRMLIITGPNMGGKSTFMRQIALIVLLAYSGSFVPAAAARIGPIDRIFSRIGASDDLAGGRSTFMVEMEETANILHNATAQSLVLMDEIGRGTSTFDGLSLAWSCAVELATCLRAYTLFATHYFELTTLPEEYPGIGNLHLDAVEHGDTIVFLHAVREGPANQSYGLQVATLAGVPKPVILRARQRLLELEASAQRHAEQQQSQLPLFDTETPCTEASAVEQQLREIDPDELTPREALEALYRLKQKLEE is encoded by the coding sequence ATGACCAAAGCCGCAAAATCCCAGCAGCACACCCCTATGATGCAGCAGTACCTGCGCATCAAGGGGGAGCATCCCGATATGCTGGTCTTCTACCGCATGGGGGATTTCTATGAACTCTTTTTTGCCGATGCGGAGAAGGCGGCGCGGCTGCTCGATATCACCCTGACCAAGCGGGGTCAGTCGGCGGGCAAGCCGATCCCCATGGCCGGTGTTCCCTACCATGCTGCCGAAGGCTACCTGGCGCGCCTGGTCAAACAGGGGGAGTCGGTGGCGATCTGCGAGCAGATCGGCGATCCGGCCACCAGCAAGGGACCGGTGGAACGCAAGGTGGTGCGCATCGTCACCCCGGGCACCCTCACCGACGAGGCGCTGTTGGAAGAGCGGCGGGAAAACCTTTTGCTGGCGATCAACGAAGGGGATGATTACGGCCTAGCGGCCCTGGACCTGGCCAGTGGCCGCTTTACCATTCAGCAACTCAGCGGCCTGGAGTCCCTGAGCGGTGAACTGGAGCGACTCAGCCCGGCGGAGATCCTGCTGGATGAGGATTCCTCCCTGCCTGAGACCCTCGCACTACGCAATGGCGTAACCAGGCGCCCCGCCTGGCACTACGATCTCGACTCCGCGCAGAGGCTGTTGTGCAAGCAGTTCGGCACCCGTGACCTGGGCGGATTCGGCTGTCAGGAGCAGCCCCTGGCCGTGGCCGCCGCCGGCTGCCTGTTGCAGTATGTGGAGGAGACCCAGTTCGGCGCCCTGCCCCACATTCGCGGCATGCGGGTGGAGCATCGGGATCAGAGCGTGATCATCGATGCGGCGACCCGACGCAATCTGGAACTGGTCCACTCCCTCTCCAATCAGCCGCAACATACCCTGGCGGGGATCATGGACCGCACCGTCACCGCCATGGGCAGCCGCATGCTGCGGCGCTGGATCAGCCAGCCCCTGAGACACAGGGAGGCGGTGGCTGAGCGCCATGCCACCATCGAGGCCCTGCTCGCCTCCCGCCTCTACCATGAACTGCGGGAGATTCTGCAGGGGATCGGCGATATCGAACGCATTCTCGCCCGGGTGGCCTTGAAGAGCGCCCGTCCGCGGGATCTGTCCACCCTGCGGGAGGCCCTCGGCGCCCTGCCCCAGCTCCAACCCCTGCTGGCGCAACTCGACAGCCCCCTGTCGCCCGCGCTGGCACGACAGATCGGTGAACATCCCGCAACCCAGCAACTGCTGCGGGGCGCCATCATAGATCAACCGCCGATGCTGATCCGCGACGGCGGGGTCATCGCCGAGGGGTATGACGCGGAACTGGATGAACTGCGTGCCCTCTCCCAGAACGCCGACCAGTTTCTACTCGACCTGGAGAGTCGCGAGCGCGAGCGCACCGGCATAGCCACCCTCAAGGTGAGCTACAACCGGGTCCACGGCTACTACATCGAGATCAGCCGTGGCCAGTCCGACAGGGCGCCTGAAGACTATATCCGCCGCCAGACCCTGAAGGGGGCGGAGCGCTTCATCACACCGGAGCTGAAGAAGTTCGAGGATCAGGTGCTGAGCGCCCGTGAACGCGCCCTGGCACGGGAGAAGTATCTCTATGATCAGCTGCTCGATCGGCTCTGCGGGGAGCTGACGCCTCTGCAACAGTGTGCCGAGGGACTGGCCCAGCTGGATGTAATCTGCAACCTGGCGGAGCGGGCTCAGCAACTCAACCTGGTCTCTCCGCAAATGGTGGAGGAACCTGGCCTGCAGATTACCGACGGTCGTCACTCGGTGGTGGAACAGGTCAGCAGCGACCCCTTTGTCGCCAACAGCGTTACCTTCGACGACCAGCAGCGGATGCTGATCATCACCGGCCCCAACATGGGCGGCAAGTCGACCTTCATGCGCCAGATCGCCCTCATCGTGCTGCTCGCCTACAGCGGCAGCTTCGTGCCCGCCGCCGCGGCGCGGATCGGGCCCATCGACCGCATCTTCTCCCGCATCGGCGCCTCCGACGATCTGGCAGGGGGACGCTCCACCTTCATGGTGGAGATGGAGGAGACCGCCAACATCCTGCACAACGCCACCGCCCAGAGCCTGGTGCTGATGGATGAGATCGGCCGCGGCACCTCCACCTTCGACGGGCTCTCCCTGGCCTGGTCCTGTGCGGTTGAACTGGCCACCTGTCTGCGCGCCTATACCCTCTTCGCCACCCACTACTTCGAACTCACCACCCTGCCGGAGGAGTATCCCGGCATCGGCAATCTGCACCTGGATGCGGTGGAGCACGGCGATACCATCGTCTTTCTGCATGCGGTGCGGGAGGGACCGGCCAACCAGAGCTATGGCCTACAGGTGGCCACCCTGGCCGGGGTGCCTAAGCCGGTCATTCTCAGGGCGCGCCAGCGCCTGCTGGAGTTGGAAGCCAGCGCCCAGCGCCATGCGGAACAGCAGCAGAGTCAGCTACCCCTGTTCGACACAGAAACGCCCTGTACGGAAGCGTCCGCAGTTGAACAGCAGTTGCGTGAAATCGATCCCGACGAACTGACTCCGAGAGAGGCGCTGGAGGCCTTGTACCGGTTAAAGCAGAAACTTGAAGAATAA
- a CDS encoding dodecin, translating to MPDHVYKKIQLVGSSQTSSDDAIRNAIARAGETIDNMNWFEVVETRGHIDNGQVAHWQVTINIGFRLND from the coding sequence ATGCCCGATCACGTCTACAAGAAGATCCAGCTGGTGGGTTCATCCCAGACCAGCAGTGACGATGCCATCCGTAATGCCATTGCGCGCGCGGGAGAGACCATCGACAACATGAACTGGTTCGAGGTTGTGGAAACCCGCGGTCATATCGATAACGGCCAGGTGGCCCATTGGCAGGTCACCATCAATATCGGTTTTCGGCTCAATGATTGA